Proteins from a genomic interval of Flammeovirgaceae bacterium SG7u.111:
- a CDS encoding phosphoribosyltransferase family protein — protein MTNPDNLILTKKQTSQKIKRIAFEIYESNFEEDEIVIAGINGTGYEIGKVLQEEFAKIAPVKCHLAQLIIDKKEPLKSKITLDCEMDLLSNKCIILVDDVLNTGRTFAYSLKPFQDITVKRIQVAVIVDRAYHRYPISADFVGYSLSTTVNERVEVRQEQDGFGVYLH, from the coding sequence ATGACCAATCCTGATAACTTGATTTTGACTAAAAAGCAGACCTCTCAGAAGATCAAGAGGATCGCTTTTGAAATATATGAAAGTAACTTTGAGGAAGATGAAATTGTAATAGCGGGCATCAATGGTACGGGGTATGAGATTGGCAAAGTTCTCCAAGAGGAGTTTGCCAAAATTGCGCCTGTAAAGTGCCATTTGGCTCAATTGATCATTGATAAAAAAGAACCTCTAAAAAGTAAGATCACGCTTGATTGTGAAATGGACCTGCTTTCAAACAAGTGTATCATACTTGTGGATGACGTATTGAATACGGGAAGGACATTTGCCTATAGCTTGAAGCCTTTTCAGGATATCACTGTCAAACGTATCCAGGTGGCGGTCATCGTGGACAGGGCTTACCATCGCTATCCTATTTCAGCTGATTTTGTAGGCTACTCGCTTTCTACCACAGTAAACGAGCGTGTAGAAGTAAGGCAAGAACAGGATGGTTTTGGCGTGTATTTACATTAG
- a CDS encoding GNAT family N-acetyltransferase, whose amino-acid sequence MDIKEISLAELDLVAPLFDAYRVFYRQPSDLAGAKAFLKERIENNETVIYMAVVDGKPAGFTHLFPLFSSVAMKRLWLLNDLFVAEEFRKKGIGAALMEKARQLAVGTGAAGVMLETEAANTTAQGLYEKLGFVKSKDFFYFLSTSDAATKVM is encoded by the coding sequence ATGGATATAAAAGAAATAAGCTTGGCAGAACTTGATTTAGTAGCCCCGTTATTTGACGCTTACAGAGTGTTTTACCGCCAGCCTAGCGATTTGGCTGGGGCAAAAGCATTTTTGAAAGAAAGGATAGAAAACAATGAAACGGTTATTTACATGGCAGTGGTAGATGGAAAACCTGCGGGCTTTACCCATTTATTTCCGTTGTTTTCATCAGTAGCTATGAAAAGGCTGTGGTTACTTAATGATTTGTTTGTTGCAGAAGAATTTAGGAAAAAAGGGATAGGCGCTGCATTGATGGAAAAAGCTCGGCAACTAGCAGTTGGTACTGGGGCTGCGGGAGTGATGCTTGAAACGGAGGCTGCTAATACCACCGCTCAAGGCTTGTATGAGAAACTTGGCTTTGTGAAAAGTAAAGACTTTTTCTATTTCCTCAGCACCTCTGACGCTGCTACAAAAGTGATGTAG
- a CDS encoding energy transducer TonB, with protein sequence MLRFLDSIGMLGIILIFVLLVIGTILILRSIINKKTEKIISEGKDGDYLTKKYYSVDNHKYRGLVRNVGLALSLGLVLAAFEMPDFDDQELVDLGTLDAEMEEMMEIPPTEQKPPPPPKIQAPEIIEVPDEEEIEEEIEVDLDMEADEETVIEEVVMEEPEEVEEEVADQIFEIVEEGAEPDGGMVTFLKWVGKNVKYPNQAKRMGVEGKVYVQFVVDKDGSLTDVKVIRGIGAGCDEEAIRVLQKAKKWKPGKQRGRAVKQRIVLPVNFKLG encoded by the coding sequence ATGTTAAGATTTCTTGACTCAATTGGAATGCTGGGAATCATTTTGATTTTCGTGTTATTGGTCATAGGTACTATCTTAATTCTCAGGTCGATAATCAACAAGAAAACTGAAAAGATTATCTCTGAGGGAAAAGATGGAGACTATTTGACCAAAAAGTATTATTCGGTGGACAACCACAAATACAGAGGGTTGGTTCGTAATGTTGGATTAGCGTTAAGCTTAGGTTTAGTGCTTGCTGCCTTCGAGATGCCTGACTTCGATGACCAAGAATTGGTTGATTTGGGCACGTTAGATGCAGAAATGGAAGAGATGATGGAAATACCTCCTACGGAGCAAAAGCCACCTCCACCACCAAAAATTCAAGCTCCTGAAATTATAGAGGTACCTGATGAAGAAGAAATTGAAGAAGAGATTGAGGTAGATCTAGATATGGAAGCTGACGAGGAAACTGTTATCGAAGAAGTGGTAATGGAAGAACCTGAAGAAGTAGAAGAAGAGGTTGCTGATCAGATCTTCGAAATTGTAGAGGAAGGTGCTGAGCCTGATGGCGGTATGGTTACTTTCTTGAAGTGGGTAGGTAAGAACGTTAAATACCCTAACCAAGCCAAAAGGATGGGTGTAGAAGGTAAAGTTTATGTTCAGTTTGTTGTGGACAAAGACGGGTCTCTTACTGACGTGAAAGTAATTAGAGGAATTGGTGCAGGCTGTGACGAAGAAGCTATTAGAGTTTTGCAAAAAGCAAAAAAATGGAAGCCTGGTAAGCAGAGGGGACGTGCTGTAAAGCAAAGAATCGTACTTCCTGTTAACTTTAAGCTAGGGTAA
- a CDS encoding HAMP domain-containing sensor histidine kinase — protein sequence MEIQELLKHEIQERVASEASLKSLTGKLETLVAQRTKNLEQTNNELQKEILERKAIELENFESKKQLQEQNLALRKVNDELDMFVYRTSHDLRAPLSSLLGLINISRGEYNSEESLGYYLDLMQKSVNKLDNYISDILDYSQNTRLRVRKNEINFHTLIEEILDGQKYQDPFQQVEIELDIQHPTAFFTDQKRLQIILNNIVSNAFRFRKTNEPHQKIQIKFHVKNNTAFIEISDNGQGIEQNRINKIFEMFYRGAENSKGSGLGLYIVKEAVNKIGGTIAVDSEVNHGSTFKLEIPSQKKVKAKVAVPA from the coding sequence ATGGAAATACAAGAACTACTCAAACATGAAATTCAAGAAAGAGTAGCAAGTGAAGCTTCATTAAAAAGTCTCACAGGTAAACTAGAAACACTAGTTGCCCAAAGAACTAAAAACTTAGAGCAAACGAACAATGAACTTCAAAAAGAAATACTTGAAAGAAAAGCTATAGAACTAGAAAATTTTGAAAGCAAAAAGCAACTTCAAGAACAGAATCTTGCTCTCAGAAAGGTCAATGATGAACTTGATATGTTCGTTTATAGAACCTCTCATGACCTCCGAGCGCCTTTATCATCATTACTTGGTCTGATAAATATTTCTAGGGGAGAATATAACTCAGAAGAATCATTAGGATACTACCTTGACTTGATGCAGAAAAGCGTCAACAAGCTCGATAATTATATTAGCGATATTTTAGATTACTCTCAAAACACAAGACTTAGGGTAAGGAAAAATGAAATCAACTTTCATACTTTAATTGAAGAGATTCTTGATGGGCAAAAATACCAAGACCCATTTCAACAAGTTGAAATAGAACTAGATATCCAGCACCCAACTGCATTCTTTACAGATCAAAAAAGACTTCAAATCATACTCAACAATATAGTTTCAAATGCCTTTAGGTTCAGAAAGACGAATGAACCACACCAAAAAATACAAATAAAATTCCATGTCAAAAATAACACTGCTTTTATTGAAATTTCTGATAATGGTCAAGGCATAGAACAAAACCGAATCAATAAAATATTCGAAATGTTTTACAGAGGAGCTGAAAATAGCAAGGGTTCAGGTCTCGGTTTGTACATTGTAAAAGAAGCTGTAAACAAAATAGGTGGAACCATAGCAGTTGATTCAGAGGTCAATCACGGTTCGACTTTCAAACTGGAAATCCCTTCACAGAAAAAGGTAAAAGCTAAAGTAGCCGTTCCTGCTTAG
- a CDS encoding DUF4293 domain-containing protein, with protein sequence MIQRIQTIFLALVAICMFLVIFLPIWNKTNPETSQTATLTALSLVYSDVGDSQASQTTIYIAIAAFLSSVLAVGSIFSYSNRLKQMKLNLFNTIFIAAVMGLNIYFVFEGEKLFDVEMQGAFGVAFFLPAAALLFNSMANRFIRRDENMVRSAERFR encoded by the coding sequence ATGATACAGCGTATTCAAACTATATTTTTGGCTTTAGTGGCCATCTGCATGTTTTTGGTGATTTTCTTGCCTATTTGGAATAAAACTAACCCAGAGACCAGCCAAACTGCTACCCTTACTGCTCTCAGCTTGGTTTATTCGGATGTAGGTGATTCTCAAGCGAGTCAAACTACTATTTACATTGCCATTGCCGCTTTTTTGTCGAGCGTACTGGCAGTTGGCTCTATTTTTAGCTATTCTAATCGCCTAAAACAAATGAAACTCAATTTGTTCAACACAATTTTTATTGCTGCGGTAATGGGCTTAAATATTTACTTTGTGTTTGAAGGGGAAAAATTGTTTGATGTTGAAATGCAAGGAGCATTTGGTGTTGCATTTTTCTTGCCGGCAGCTGCTTTGCTCTTTAACTCTATGGCGAATAGGTTTATTAGAAGAGATGAAAATATGGTTCGTTCTGCAGAACGGTTCAGATAG
- a CDS encoding S41 family peptidase, whose product MKKLTITFAILVFVTRILAQGLSEEALPKGTILSPKALTEDFEQLNNLLKTYHSGLFWYMDRFTWDNEVKSIKNQLTEPMGEMDFYRLVNPLIAKIACGHTAIRPSHSFYIDYNQNGTMFPVQVKFLEGKAYVQQDFSKTPGLEKGLEITAIDGKPIEEVLTLIMPHITADGNIKSAKFNELEYWFPLFYTRFVQNTDTHILTLTKNGKEANIPVDAVKPAVVKPTISQQEPISFSFSKVKGNAKPVRTLDINTFSQWDIEAAKIDYDKFLKQIFTTLKKEKAQELIIDLRGNNGGNDDFGAKLFAYLSQEPFAYYSSVEVNPETKYAIPLARRMSYKFKEIDGKILYTNHPALGKLQPENLAFEGDVYVLIDGGTFSAAAGFAAIASDQGRAILIGEETGGAKLGNTSGVILDAVLPNTGLRLSLPTFRYSLALQNPSNKGVGVIPDHKITPTVEQWLANEDAQMEYVFSLIGQVKLAQASR is encoded by the coding sequence ATGAAAAAACTAACAATAACCTTCGCTATTCTTGTATTTGTTACAAGGATACTAGCCCAAGGATTAAGCGAGGAAGCACTACCAAAAGGTACTATACTCTCTCCAAAAGCACTTACAGAAGACTTTGAGCAACTTAACAACCTCTTAAAAACTTATCATTCTGGCTTATTTTGGTACATGGATAGATTTACGTGGGATAATGAAGTAAAATCAATAAAAAACCAACTAACGGAACCTATGGGTGAAATGGACTTTTATCGTCTTGTAAACCCGTTAATAGCCAAAATAGCCTGCGGCCATACCGCCATAAGACCTTCCCATTCCTTCTATATAGATTACAATCAAAATGGAACTATGTTTCCTGTACAAGTAAAGTTCTTGGAAGGAAAAGCATATGTGCAACAAGACTTTAGTAAAACACCAGGATTAGAAAAAGGGCTTGAAATAACGGCAATAGATGGTAAGCCTATTGAAGAAGTACTCACTTTGATTATGCCACATATTACTGCAGATGGTAACATCAAATCAGCAAAATTTAACGAGCTAGAGTACTGGTTCCCCTTATTCTACACAAGGTTTGTTCAAAATACTGACACACATATCCTTACCCTGACCAAAAATGGGAAAGAGGCTAATATACCAGTAGATGCGGTAAAGCCTGCTGTTGTGAAACCTACTATTTCTCAACAAGAACCAATTTCTTTTTCCTTTTCAAAAGTAAAAGGGAATGCAAAGCCTGTTAGGACCTTAGATATAAACACTTTTAGCCAGTGGGATATAGAAGCTGCAAAAATCGATTATGACAAGTTTTTAAAACAAATATTCACCACTCTTAAAAAAGAAAAAGCTCAAGAGCTAATTATCGATTTAAGAGGAAATAATGGTGGCAATGATGATTTTGGCGCAAAGCTATTCGCCTACCTCAGCCAAGAGCCTTTTGCATATTACAGCTCAGTAGAGGTAAACCCTGAAACCAAATATGCCATTCCTCTTGCCCGACGAATGTCATACAAGTTCAAAGAAATTGATGGCAAGATACTGTATACAAATCACCCTGCGCTTGGAAAACTCCAGCCTGAAAATTTAGCTTTTGAAGGTGATGTTTATGTCCTTATTGATGGAGGTACATTTTCTGCCGCGGCAGGCTTTGCTGCTATTGCCAGCGACCAAGGAAGAGCTATTCTTATAGGAGAAGAGACAGGTGGCGCGAAATTAGGCAATACAAGTGGAGTTATTTTAGATGCTGTTTTACCTAACACAGGACTTCGCCTTTCATTACCGACCTTCCGTTATTCATTGGCCCTTCAAAACCCATCTAACAAAGGAGTAGGAGTAATTCCTGATCACAAAATCACTCCTACGGTAGAGCAATGGCTTGCTAATGAAGATGCCCAAATGGAATATGTATTTTCACTCATTGGTCAGGTAAAACTTGCACAAGCTTCCAGATAA
- a CDS encoding response regulator encodes MKDKQKVLVAEFESIDAAYLRSMLERNGWESDLASNQMEVLHKLRERKYSLVLVNSNQSKVTGIETTRKIKALEREIKRRIPVVGIASHTLEAEKRSILKAGADYCLTKPVYKNVLLETFKNVFGSSTLTSVAS; translated from the coding sequence ATGAAAGATAAACAAAAAGTATTGGTAGCAGAATTTGAATCAATAGATGCTGCATATCTAAGGAGCATGTTAGAAAGGAATGGTTGGGAAAGCGATTTGGCAAGTAACCAAATGGAAGTTTTGCATAAGCTTAGAGAAAGAAAATATTCTCTTGTATTAGTGAATAGCAATCAATCGAAAGTAACGGGAATTGAGACTACTCGCAAAATAAAAGCTTTAGAAAGAGAGATAAAACGTAGGATTCCTGTAGTGGGTATCGCATCTCATACTTTGGAAGCTGAAAAAAGGAGTATTCTAAAGGCTGGGGCTGATTACTGCCTTACTAAGCCTGTTTACAAAAATGTATTGTTGGAGACATTCAAGAATGTATTTGGTTCAAGCACGTTGACATCAGTTGCCAGTTAA
- a CDS encoding M42 family metallopeptidase, whose protein sequence is MSKRKVDISKLSSICEIPGAPGFEKNIRDFVLQEITGLVDEVEVDNLGNIFALKKGVNNPHNKKVMVAAHLDEIGFMVTHIDDAGFIKFQPLGGFDSKTLTSMRVLVHGTKDLVGVMGSKPIHIMSPEERTKAPKLSDFYIDLGLPKEEVEKMVSVGDAITRKQDLIEIGEMINGKSLDNRLSVYILIETLRKLKSPVYDVYATFTVQEEVGLRGASVAAHKINPDFGLAIDVTIANDSPGVQAHEKVTELGKGTAVKLYDAGVICDRRMVDFLKVTAKKNDISWQPEVLTGGSTDTAGLQRMGKNGAIAGALSIPLRYVHQVTEMAHQDDVIATIDLLTAALEEVDSYNWTH, encoded by the coding sequence ATGAGTAAAAGAAAAGTAGATATAAGTAAGCTAAGTAGTATTTGTGAAATACCTGGTGCTCCTGGTTTTGAAAAGAATATTCGGGATTTTGTGTTGCAAGAAATTACTGGCTTAGTAGATGAAGTAGAAGTAGATAACCTTGGGAATATTTTTGCCTTAAAAAAGGGAGTAAACAACCCACATAATAAAAAGGTGATGGTTGCTGCTCATCTCGATGAAATAGGGTTTATGGTTACCCATATAGATGATGCTGGGTTTATTAAATTTCAGCCATTAGGAGGTTTTGATTCCAAAACGTTGACCTCGATGAGGGTGCTGGTACATGGCACAAAAGATTTGGTGGGGGTAATGGGAAGCAAGCCAATTCATATAATGTCCCCAGAGGAGAGGACGAAAGCACCTAAGCTCTCTGATTTTTATATTGACTTGGGCTTGCCCAAAGAAGAGGTCGAGAAAATGGTTTCGGTGGGCGATGCAATTACCAGAAAACAAGACCTAATTGAAATAGGTGAAATGATCAATGGTAAATCACTTGATAATAGGTTATCTGTTTATATTTTGATCGAGACACTTCGCAAGTTAAAATCACCAGTATATGATGTTTATGCAACATTTACCGTGCAAGAAGAAGTGGGTCTAAGAGGTGCGAGTGTTGCAGCGCATAAAATAAACCCTGATTTTGGGCTTGCTATAGATGTTACCATAGCCAATGATTCACCAGGGGTGCAGGCACACGAGAAGGTTACTGAGCTGGGAAAAGGTACTGCGGTTAAATTATACGATGCGGGAGTGATTTGTGACCGAAGAATGGTTGATTTCCTTAAAGTGACGGCTAAGAAAAATGATATAAGTTGGCAGCCAGAAGTACTTACGGGTGGAAGTACGGATACAGCAGGTTTGCAGCGTATGGGAAAAAATGGTGCCATAGCAGGAGCTTTATCTATACCTCTTCGCTATGTGCACCAAGTGACTGAAATGGCTCACCAAGACGATGTAATAGCGACAATAGACTTACTTACAGCAGCATTGGAAGAGGTCGATAGCTATAATTGGACTCATTAA
- the truA gene encoding tRNA pseudouridine(38-40) synthase TruA produces MRYFLEIAYNGSSYHGWQIQENANTVEAVLEDRLSKMLRQPVDLVASGRTDTGVHCRSQFAHFDLEKPLPIQDFLHKLNSFLPNDIAVLSLKEVKPDAHARFDAIRRTYEYLIITHKSPFWQGLAHQSKVDLDLEEMNYACKVLLGEHDFQAFCKTRVDVSHYLCEVMEAKWEKRGELLVFTIKANRFLRGMVRLVTGALLEVGDGNQAASFLTEILEKKEQGTKSFAVPAHGLYLKKVEYPNHVFLEN; encoded by the coding sequence ATGAGATATTTTTTAGAAATAGCTTATAACGGAAGTAGTTATCACGGATGGCAGATTCAAGAAAATGCAAATACAGTGGAAGCTGTTTTGGAAGATCGCTTGTCAAAAATGTTACGTCAGCCGGTTGATTTGGTAGCAAGTGGTAGAACTGACACGGGTGTCCATTGTCGGAGTCAATTTGCTCATTTTGATCTTGAGAAGCCACTTCCTATTCAGGATTTTTTGCACAAATTAAATTCATTTTTACCCAACGATATAGCTGTTCTTTCGCTAAAGGAAGTAAAACCTGATGCCCATGCTCGGTTCGATGCCATCAGAAGAACTTATGAGTATTTGATTATCACCCATAAAAGCCCTTTTTGGCAGGGTTTAGCACACCAGAGCAAAGTAGATTTGGATTTGGAGGAGATGAACTATGCCTGTAAAGTATTGTTGGGAGAACATGATTTTCAAGCTTTTTGCAAAACGAGGGTTGATGTGAGCCATTATTTGTGCGAAGTGATGGAAGCAAAGTGGGAAAAAAGAGGTGAGCTATTGGTTTTTACTATCAAAGCAAATCGTTTTTTGAGGGGGATGGTTCGCTTGGTGACTGGAGCTTTGCTTGAGGTGGGGGATGGAAATCAAGCTGCTTCTTTTTTGACTGAGATCCTTGAAAAAAAAGAGCAGGGTACTAAGAGTTTTGCTGTCCCTGCTCATGGCTTGTACCTCAAAAAAGTAGAGTATCCAAATCATGTTTTTCTTGAAAACTAA